One window of Medicago truncatula cultivar Jemalong A17 chromosome 2, MtrunA17r5.0-ANR, whole genome shotgun sequence genomic DNA carries:
- the LOC11423909 gene encoding DExH-box ATP-dependent RNA helicase DExH12: MAHLGGGAEAHARFKQYEYRANSSLVLTTDSRPRDTHEPTGEPESLWGRIDAKNFGDRVSHDRPPELTEKLNAAKKKKKDREKDRDPLDSGSGQRRNKRRRMMEESVLTATDDGVYQPKTKETRAAYEAMLSVIQQQLGGQPLSIVSGAADEILAVLKNDTLKNVDKKKDIEKLLNTIPNQVFDQLVSIGKLITDFQEVGEVGGGGGGGGEVDGGLDDDVGVAVEFEENEDDEDEESDLDVVQEDEEDEDDVVEGNGSGGMQMGGIDDEDMEDANEGMNLNVQDIDAYWLQRKISHAYEQLIDPDQCQKLAGEVLKILADPDDREVENKLLFHLEYDKFSLIKFLLRNRLKILWCTRLARAQDQEERETIEEEMKESDLLQPILEQLHATRASAKERQKNLEKSIREEARRLKDDTVGDGDKERDRDRDRIRRGAGDRDGESGWLKGQRQMLDLDNLTFEQGGLFMAKKKCDLPDGSYRHLEKGYEEIHVPALKAKPLDPNEKLLKISAMPDWAQPAFKGMTQLNRVQSKVYETALFKPDNLLLCAPTGAGKTNVAVLTILQQIARHRNTDDGSIDHSAYKIVYVAPMKALVAEVVGNLSNRLQDYNVTVRELSGDQSLTRQQIEETQIIVTTPEKWDIITRKSGDRTYTQLVKLVIIDEIHLLHDNRGPVLESIVARTVRQIETSKDYIRLVGLSATLPNYEDVALFLRVDLNKGLFYFDNSYRPVPLSQQYIGITIKKPLQRFQLMNDICYRKVLDVAGKHQVLIFVHSRKETAKTARAIRDAALADDTLGRFLKEDSASREILHTHTDLVKSSDLKDLLPYGFAIHHAGMTRTDRQLVEDLFADGHAQVLVSTATLAWGVNLPAHTVIIKGTQIYNPEKGAWTELSPLDVMQMLGRAGRPQYDSYGEGIILTGHSELQYYLSLMNQQLPIESQFISKLADQLNAEIVLGTVQNAKEACHWIGYTYLYVRMLRNPSLYGLAPDVLSRDITLEERRADLIHTAATILDRNNLVKYDRKSGYFQVTDLGRIASYYYITHGTISTYNEHLKPTMGDIELCRLFSLSEEFKYVTVRQDEKMELAKLLDRVPIPIKESLEEPSAKINVLLQAYISQLKLEGLSMTSDMVFITQSAGRLLRALFEIVLKRGWAQLAEKALNLCKMVTKRMWSVQTPLRQFNGIPSDVLTKLEKKDLAWERYYDLSSQEIGELIRAPKMGRTLHRFIHQFPKLNLAAHVQPITRTVLGVELTITPDFAWDDRMHGYVEPFWVIVEDNDGEYILHHEYFLLKKQYIEEDHTLNFTVPIYEPLPPQYFIRVVSDKWLGSQTVLPVSFRHLILPEKYPPPTELLDLQPLPVTALRNPSYEALYQDFKHFNPVQTQVFTVLYNSDDNVLVAAPTGSGKTICAEFAILRNHQKLPDSVMRVVYIAPVEALAKERYRDWEKKFGGGLKLKVVELTGETATDLKLLEKGQVIISTPEKWDALSRRWKQRKHVQQVSLFIIDELHLIGGQGGPVLEVIVSRMRYISSQLENKIRIVALSTSLANAKDLGEWIGATSHGLFNFPPGVRPVPLEIHIQGVDIANFEARMQAMTKPTYTSIAQHAKNKKPAIVFVPTRKHVRLTAVDLITYSGADSGEKPFLLRSLEELEPFINKISDEMLKVTLREGVGYLHEGLNSLDHDIVAQLFEAGWIQVCVLSSSMCWGVTLSAHLVVVMGTQYYDGRENAQTDYPVTDLLQMMGHASRPLVDNSGKCVILCHAPRKEYYKKFLYEAFPVESHLHHFLHDNLNAEIVAGIIENKQDAVDYLTWTFMYRRLTQNPNYYNLQGVSHRHLSDHLSEMVENTLSDLEASKCVSIEDDMDLSPLNLGMIASYYYISYTTIERFSSSLTSKTKMKGLLEVLSSASEYAHLPIRPGEEEVVRRLINHQRFSFENPKVTDPHVKANALLQAHFSRQSVGGNLSLDQREVLLSANRLLQAMVDVISSNGWLSMALLAMEVSQMVTQGMWERDSMLLQLPHFTKDLAKKCQENPGRSIETVFDLLEMEDDERRELLNMTDSQLLDIARFCNRFPNIDLSYEILDNDNVRAGDDITLQVTLERDLEGKTEVGPVDAPRYPKAKEEGWWLVVGDTKTNMLLAIKRVSLQRKLKAKLEFAAPADAGKKSYVLYFMCDSYMGCDQEYGFTLDVKEADGGEDE, encoded by the exons ATGGCGCATCTCGGTGGTGGCGCTGAAGCCCACGCACGTTTCAAACAATACGAATACCGTGCAAATTCCAGTCTAGTTCTCACTACCGATTCACGTCCCCGCGACACTCACGAACCCACCGGAGAACCCGAATCTCTCTGGGGAAGAATTGATGCTAAAAATTTCGGTGACCGTGTTTCCCATGACCGGCCACCGGAGTTAACCGAGAAACTAAACGCTgcgaagaaaaagaaaaaagatcgAGAAAAGGATCGGGATCCGTTAGATTCTGGTTCGGGTCAAAGGCGGAATAAGAGAAGGAGGATGATGGAGGAGAGTGTGCTTACTGCTACTGATGACGGTGTTTATCAGCCGAAGACGAAGGAGACAAGAGCAGCTTATGAAGCTATGTTGAGTGTGATTCAGCAACAGCTTGGTGGTCAGCCGTTGAGTATAGTGAGTGGTGCAGCGGATGAGATTTTGGCTGTTTTGAAGAATGATACTTTGAAGAATGTTGATAAGAAGAAGGATATTGAGAAGTTGTTGAACACGATACCGAATCAGGTTTTTGATCAGCTTGTGAGTATTGGGAAGTTGATAACTGATTTTCAGGAGGTTGGGgaggttggtggtggtggtggtggtggtggtgaggtAGATGGTGGGTTGGATGATGATGTTGGTGTGGCGGTTGAGTTTGAGGAGAACGAGGATGATGAGGATGAGGAGAGTGATCTTGATGTGGTGCAGGAGGATGAAGAGGATGAGGATGATGTTGTTGAAGGGAATGGGTCTGGTGGTATGCAGATGGGTGGGATTGATGATGAGGATATGGAGGATGCGAATGAAGGGATGAATTTGAATGTGCAGGATATTGATGCTTATTGGTTGCAGAGGAAGATTTCACATGCTTATGAGCAGCTAATTGATCCGGATCAATGTCAGAAGCTTGCTGGGGAAGTGTTGAAGATTTTGGCCGATCCGGATGATAGGGAGGTGGAGAATAAGCTGCTGTTTCATCTGGAGTATGATAAGTTTAGTCTTATTAAGTTTTTGTTGCGAAATAGGCTGAAAATTTTGTGGTGTACTCGTTTGGCGAGGGCACAAGATCAGGAAGAGAGAGAGACGATTGAGGAAGAGATGAAGGAGTCTGATTTGTTGCAGCCGATTTTGGAGCAGTTGCATGCTACTAGGGCGTCTGCTAAGGAGAGACAAAAGAACTTGGAGAAGAGTATAAGAGAAGAGGCCAGAAGGTTGAAAGATGATACTGTTGGAGATGGGGATAAGGAGAGAGATAGGGATAGAGATAGGATCAGGAGGGGTGCGGGTGATAGAGATGGGGAGAGTGGCTGGTTGAAGGGTCAGCGTCAGATGCTTGATTTAGATAACCTCACTTTTGAACAAGGTGGGTTATTTATGGCAAAGAAAAAATGTGACCTTCCTGATGGGTCTTATAGGCATCTCGAAAAAGGTTATGAAGAGATTCATGTTCCAGCATTGAAGGCTAAACCCCTTGATCCTAATGAGAAGCTTTTGAAGATTTCCGCCATGCCTGATTGGGCACAACCGGCTTTCAAAGGAATGACACAGTTGAATAGAGTTCAGAGCAAGGTTTATGAAACTGCTCTCTTCAAACCTGATAATTTGTTGCTTTGTGCCCCTACCGGTGCTGGAAAAACGAATGTTGCTGTTCTTACTATCCTTCAACAGATTGCGCGGCATAGGAATACCGATGATGGTTCTATTGACCACAGTGCATATAAAATTGTATATGTTGCACCAATGAAAGCTCTTGTGGCGGAGGTTGTTGGGAATTTGTCTAATCGGTTGCAGGACTATAATGTTACGGTTAGGGAGCTTAGTGGAGACCAGTCACTAACCAGGCAGCAGATCGAAGAGACTCAAATTATTGTGACAACTCCTGAGAAGTGGGATATTATCACCCGAAAGTCGGGAGATCGAACTTATACGCAGCTTGTGAAGCTTGTCATCATTGATGAAATTCATCTCCTTCATGATAACAGAGGGCCTGTTCTTGAAAGTATTGTTGCTAGAACAGTTAGGCAGATTGAAACATCTAAGGATTATATTCGTTTGGTGGGATTGTCGGCTACTCTCCCTAATTATGAAGATGTGGCACTGTTCCTGCGTGTTGATCTGAACAagggtttattttattttgataacagTTATAGACCTGTTCCTCTTTCTCAGCAGTATATTGGAATCACAATAAAGAAGCCTCTTCAGAGGTTCCAGTTGATGAATGATATCTGTTACCGAAAGGTTCTGGATGTAGCTGGTAAGCATCAGGTTCTTATCTTTGTACATTCAAGGAAAGAGACTGCTAAAACTGCTAGAGCCATCAGAGATGCTGCACTCGCAGATGATACTCTTGGTAGGTTCCTTAAAGAAGATAGTGCAAGCCGTGAGATTCTTCATACTCATACTGATCTTGTGAAGAGTAGTGACCTTAAAGATCTTCTGCCGTATGGTTTTGCTATTCATCATGCTGGTATGACGAGGACAGATCGCCAACTTGTTGAGGATCTGTTCGCTGATGGACATGCTCAAGTTTTGGTATCCACTGCCACCCTTGCATGGGGTGTGAATCTTCCAGCTCACACTGTTATAATTAAAGGGACACAGATTTATAATCCCGAAAAGGGGGCCTGGACTGAACTGAGTCCACTTGACGTTATGCAGATGTTGGGTCGTGCCGGAAGGCCTCAATATGACTCTTATGGTGAGGGAATTATTCTTACGGGCCACAGTGAGTTGCAATATTACCTCTCTCTAATGAACCAACAACTTCCCATCGAGAGCCAGTTTATTTCCAAGCTGGCTGATCAGCTGAATGCAGAGATTGTTCTCGGTACAGTTCAGAATGCAAAGGAAGCCTGTCATTGGATTGGATACACGTACCTGTATGTTCGCATGTTGAGGAATCCGTCTCTTTACGGGTTAGCACCAGATGTCCTATCCAGAGATATAACATTGGAGGAAAGGAGGGCTGATTTG aTTCATACGGCTGCAACCATCTTAGATAGAAATAATTTGGTGAAGTATGATAGGAAGAGTGGATATTTTCAGGTTACCGACTTGGGTCGTATTGCAAGTTACTATTATATAACCCATGGAACCATATCCACATATAATGAACATTTGAAGCCTACAATGGGAGACATAGAACTTTGTCGATTGTTCTCATTGAGCGAAGAATTCAAGTATGTTACAGTAAGGCAGGATGAGAAGATGGAGCTAGCAAAGCTCTTGGATCGTGTTCCCATCCCCATCAAGGAAAGTTTGGAAGAGCCAAGTGCCAAAATCAATGTTTTACTGCAAGCATACATTTCACAATTAAAGCTTGAAGGGCTCTCAATGACATCCGATATGGTTTTTATAACCCAG AGTGCTGGACGCCTTCTGCGGGCTCTTTTTGAGATTGTCCTAAAACGTGGCTGGGCACAATTGGCTGAGAAGGCTCTgaacttatgcaagatggtgaCCAAGAGGATGTGGAGTGTCCAAACTCCTCTTCGTCAGTTCAATGGAATTCCAAGTGATGTATTAACAAAATTGGAGAAGAAGGATTTGGCTTGGGAAAGGTATTACGACCTATCATCACAAGAGATAGGTGAACTTATCCGTGCTCCGAAGATGGGGAGGACCCTTCATAGATTTATCCATCAATTTCCAAAACTGAACCTTGCAGCACATGTGCAGCCAATTACTCGCACAGTTTTGGGGGTTGAGCTCACAATAACTCCAGATTTTGCATGGGATGACAGAATGCATGGATATGTTGAGCCGTTCTGGGTGATTGTGGAGGATAATGATGGTGAATATATCCTTCATCATGAGTATTTTTTGCTGAAAAAACAGTACATTGAGGAGGACCACACTTTGAATTTTACAGTGCCGATATACGAGCCTCTTCCTCCTCAATACTTCATCCGTGTTGTTTCTGATAAATGGCTTGGATCCCAAACTGTTCTGCCTGTTTCTTTCAGGCATCTAATTTTACCTGAAAAGTATCCTCCGCCTACTGAACTATTGGATCTGCAACCACTTCCAGTTACTGCCTTAAGAAATCCATCATATGAAGCTCTTTATCAGGATTTTAAGCATTTCAACCCAGTACAGACACAAGTCTTCACAGTgctatataattctgatgacAATGTCCTAGTTGCTGCTCCAACTGGGAGTGGCAAGACTATATGTGCAGAATTTGCAATTTTGAGGAACCATCAAAAATTGCCGGATAGTGTCATGCGCGTTGTTTATATTGCACCCGTTGAAGCTCTTGCCAAGGAAAGGTATCGTGATTGGGAGAAAAAATTCGGGGGTGGTCTTAAGTTGAAGGTAGTGGAGTTAACCGGAGAAACCGCTACTGATCTGAAACTGCTTGAGAAAGGTCAGGTTATTATTAGTACTCCAGAGAAGTGGGATGCTTTATCCCGCCGCTGGAAACAGAGGAAACATGTTCAACAAGTTAGTCTTTTCATCATTGATGAACTTCACTTAATTGGAGGCCAGGGAGGCCCTGTTTTGGAGGTTATTGTTTCCAGGATGAGGTATATTTCTAGTCAGCTTGAAAATAAGATTCGCATTGTGGCTTTGTCAACTTCACTCGCAAATGCAAAGGATCTTGGAGAATGGATTGGAGCTACCTCTCATGGGCTTTTCAATTTCCCCCCTGGTGTTCGTCCAGTGCCATTGGAAATACATATTCAGGGTGTAGATATTGCCAACTTTGAGGCTAGGATGCAGGCCATGACCAAACCAACTTACACTTCTATTGCTCAACATGCCAAGAACAAGAAACCTGCTATTGTTTTTGTACCAACTAGAAAGCATGTTCGACTGACAGCTGTGGATTTGATTACATACTCAGGTGCAGATAGTGGTGAGAAACCTTTTTTGCTGCGGTCCTTAGAAGAGCTTGAACCTTTTATTAACAAGATTAGTGATGAAATGTTAAAGGTCACTTTACGTGAAGGTGTTGGCTACTTGCACGAGGGCTTGAACAGTCTCGATCATGACATTGTTGCACAATTATTTGAGGCTGGATGGATTCAGGTCTGCGTTTTAAGCAGTTCCATGTGCTGGGGAGTGACATTGTCGGCTCATTTGGTAGTTGTGATGGGCACACAATATTATGATGGGAGAGAGAATGCCCAGACAGATTACCCTGTTACTGATTTGCTGCAAATGATGGGTCATGCCAGCCGTCCTTTAGTAGACAATTCTGGAAAATGTGTCATCTTATGCCACGCACCTCGCAAAGAGTACTACAAGAAGTTTCTGTATGAAGCATTCCCAGTTGAAAGCCATCTTCATCACTTCTTGCACGACAACTTGAATGCTGAAATTGTTGCTGGGATTATTGAAAACAAGCAAGATGCTGTTGATTATCTTACATGGACATTCATGTACAGGAGGCTCACACAGAATCCCaactattacaatttacaaGGAGTAAGTCACAGACATCTTTCTGACCACCTCTCAGAGATGGTGGAAAATACATTGAGCGACTTAGAAGCAAGCAAGTGTGTTTCTATTGAGGATGATATGGACCTTTCTCCTCTAAACCTTGGAATGATAGCTTCATATTATTACATCAGTTACACAACAATCGAAAGGTTTTCATCATCGTTgacttcaaaaacaaaaatgaagggTTTGTTGGAGGTTCTGTCATCTGCATCAGAGTATGCTCACCTTCCAATACGACCTGGGGAAGAAGAGGTGGTTCGTAGGTTAATCAACCACCAAAGGTTTTCCTTTGAAAACCCAAAAGTCACGGATCCTCATGTGAAGGCTAATGCCTTGCTGCAGGCCCATTTCTCTAGGCAATCTGTTGGTGGGAATCTATCATTGGACCAGAGGGAGGTACTGCTTTCTGCAAACAGGCTTCTGCAGGCAATGGTTGATGTAATATCGAGCAACGGTTGGCTGAGCATGGCTCTTCTTGCCATGGAGGTAAGCCAAATGGTAACCCAAGGAATGTGGGAGCGAGATTCTATGCTGCTACAGCTTCCACACTTCACAAAGGATTTAGCTAAGAAATGCCAGGAGAACCCAGGGAGGAGTATAGAAACGGTATTTGATTTATTAGAGATGGAAGATGATGAGAGACGGGAATTGTTGAACATGACAGATTCTCAGCTTTTGGATATTGCTCGGTTTTGCAACCGTTTTCCTAATATTGATCTGTCATACGAGATCCTGGACAACGACAATGTGCGAGCTGGGGATGATATAACACTACAGGTCACTCTTGAGCGGGATCTTGAAGGTAAAACAGAAGTAGGACCTGTTGATGCTCCTAGGTATCCGAAAGCCAAGGAAGAAGGGTGGTGGCTTGTTGTTGGTGATACCAAAACCAACATGCTGCTTGCAATTAAAAGGGTGTCGCTGCAGCGGAAGTTGAAAGCCAAACTGGAGTTTGCTGCACCTGCTGATGCTGGAAAGAAATCCTATGTCCTCTACTTCATGTGCGATTCTTACATGGGTTGTGATCAGGAGTATGGTTTCACTCTTGATGTTAAGGAAGCAGATGGCGGTGAAGATGAATGA